In Colletotrichum higginsianum IMI 349063 chromosome 1, whole genome shotgun sequence, one genomic interval encodes:
- a CDS encoding Arrestin has translation MGAYSHSNGSVEETTSSTRSFFSRLALPGRSRSRNLADFHVRPDDPHRQYSAGDHVHGAVVLTVVKPVRITHLTVALHGYVRVHKGPAVSEPPVAKPALSGRTSAQYHGNGYASLFQDEQVLSGEGRLEAGKYEFNFDLVFPEKGLPSSIDFERGTISYMITATLTRPTSISPTSSCDRKIQLVEKIDIGSLAPPRPRTIYLEPISKKSRRRRTTGADKASLALDATENGSDAEHHDAERAIDSPAPTEESPHDPLDHPRSPTHTDIQSEVSGDSTVSSSTGISLARAEPQFASSSLSNSKMQAVDEKTITATIEMLKGGALPGDTVSVKVSVQHIKRIKSMHGVIVTMYRQGRVDTAPPASMFADIMSKEEARKLAKEDYYPRSRTGLGGLSLTSTSSLSVFRKDLSQSVAPLIIDPATMETTVTASFKVPEDVFPTIKGVPGDMVSFKYQVEVLVDLGGRLASQLQGGGQSRVAQYAPGSGATDGNNAALTSWGGNVIDTDRLRREKGVISVVFEVILGTTDSTRLRGRSNTLRTLQMRERSLSRDEVSSHWPVDDIHGDDGESYWPQPTPQMPGPLGRQPTIMIQPTSPPDEVQAPAYVPPPQVPDEGGLTEKERARRQEERLLPSRPPQRGEAGPSGASEPEPNIYDAEDEPPCESQAHQGSNGVEDQPSAPTLDDISTSREARTEDKQELERQRLLNEASAPPEFPDDYDAGPSSSAPPADVAEPSAPVLADENDYGQQYSYRTEAGAGQPSHHAAGSEPLPRYER, from the exons ATGGGCGCATACTCGCACTCCAACGGCTCCGTCGAAGAAACAACCTCGTCCACTCGTTCGTTTTTCTCTCGCCTAGCCCTGCCCGGCCGATCGCGTTCGCGTAACCTAGCCGACTTCCACGTCCGCCCCGACGACCCCCACCGCCAGTACTCGGCCGGCGACCACGTCCATGGCGCCGTAGTCCTGACTGTAGTCAAGCCTGTCCGCATCACTCACCTCACGGTCGCCCTGCATGGCTACGTTCGCGTGCACAAGGGGCCAGCCGTCAGCGAGCCCCCCGTCGCGAAGCCTGCCCTGTCCGGTCGGACGTCGGCACAGTATCACGGCAATGGCTACGCCTCACTCTTTCAGGATGAGCAGGTGCTCAGCGGTGAGGGGAGGTTGGAGGCCGGGAAATATGAATTCAACTTCGATTTAGTCTTCCCTGAAAAGGGCCTGCCTAGTAGTATTGAT TTTGAACGAGGCACGATTTCCTACATGATCACAGCGACTCTAACGCGCCCGACCTCGATATCGCCCACGTCATCTTGCGATCGGAAGATTCAGCTGGTTGAGAAAATAGATATTGGATCCCTGGCGCCTCCCCGTCCCCGGACCATCTATCTCGAGCCGATATCCAAGAAGTCAAGGCGTAGAAGGACCACCGGTGCTGACAAGGCGTCCCTCGCCTTGGATGCAACCGAGAATGGCTCCGACGCGGAACACCATGATGCTGAGCGTGCCATCGACTCACCAGCACCGACAGAGGAATCTCCGCACGATCCGCTAGATCATCCACGGAGCCCAACACATACAGATATCCAGAGCGAAGTCAGCGGCGACAGCACTGTCAGCTCGAGCACAGGCATTAGTCTAGCCCGGGCGGAGCCTCAATTCGCCAGCAGCTCATTGTCGAACTCCAAAATGCaagccgtcgacgagaaAACAATCACGGCTACGATCGAGATGCTCAAGGGTGGCGCGTTGCCGGGCGATACGGTATCAGTAAAGGTTTCGGTCCAGCATATCAAGCGGATCAAGAGCATGCATGGTGTCATCGTCACGATGTATCGGCAAGGCAGGGTCGATACAGCGCCGCCCGCTTCCATGTTCGCCGACATCATGTCCAAGGAAGAGGCCCGCAAGCTTGCGAAGGAAGATTACTATCCACGGTCGCGAACAGGCTTAGGCGGTCTTTCGTTAACCTCCACGTCGTCGCTCAGCGTTTTCCGAAAAGATCTGTCCCAGTCTGTCGCTCCTCTGATTATCGATCCGGCAACAATGGAAACAACGGTGACGGCATCGTTCAAGGTACCAGAAGACGTCTTTCCGACTATCAAAGGCGTGCCCGGTGACATGGTGAGCTTCAAATACCAAGTGGAGGTCCTGGTCGATTTGGGCGGCAGGCTTGCTAGCCAGCTCCAAGGGGGTGGCCAGTCGAGAGTGGCACAGTACGCGCCTGGTTCTGGCGCAACCGATGGCAACAACGCGGCCCTTACCTCATGGGGAGGCAACGTGATAGACACGGATCGCCTACGACGTGAAAAAGGAGTGATATCGGTCGTTTTCGAGGTGATTCTGGGCACAACAGACAGCACGAGGCTGCGCGGGCGGAGTAACACGTTGCGTACATTGCAGATGCGCGAAAGGTCCCTTAGCAGAGATGAGGTTTCTAGCCACTggcccgtcgacgacatccacGGAGATGACGGTGAGAGCTACTGGCCACAACCCACCCCTCAAATGCCGGGGCCGCTTGGTCGACAACCCACGATCATGATACAGCCTACGAGTCCGCCAGATGAGGTGCAAGCCCCGGCCTACGTGCCTCCTCCGCAAGTCCCAGATGAGGGTGGTTTGACGGAGAAAGAACGAGCACGGAGGCAAGAAGAGAGACTTTTACCGAGCCGGCCGCCTCAAAGGGGAGAGGCTGGCCCGTCAGGGGCATCGGAGCCGGAGCCCAACATCTACGATGCTGAGGATGAGCCTCCATGCGAATCACAGGCGCACCAAGGAAGCAACGGGGTTGAGGATCaaccgtcggcgccgacgctTGATGATATTTCGACATCGCGCGAGGCACGAACAGAAGACAAACAGGAACTTGAGCGGCAACGGTTGCTGAACGAAGCCAGCGCGCCGCCCGAGTTTCCAGATGACTACGATGCCGGACCCAGCTCATCGGCACCGCCAGCGGACGTTGCTGaaccgtcggcgccggtctTGGCAGACGAGAACGACTACGGCCAGCAGTATAGCTACCGTACAGAAGCAGGCGCTGGGCAACCCAGCCACCACGCAGCAGGCTCAGAGCCACTGCCGAGGTACGAGCGATGA
- a CDS encoding cell division control protein, with amino-acid sequence MSRTLLDESQLPAKRTRRQTRAALDNDENADPDATATLELGCQLNNEDAYAEPTSKRTKHSRSHSFLKATPITPQTPRHRDVFADSPSTPRQVVKSAGRLFQRLTPQSPLTPGSLQTVYHSARQLFARGADPGQLVGREKEREQLTRFVQRCSSLTPSGCLYVSGPPGTGKSAMVKEITEQLIESTTVRQAYVNCMSIKSSKDLYSTLLELLGYNGDLSEALAMEELQNIFVTKKKDSPVYLLVLDEIDHILTMGLESLYRLFEWSLQQPSRLALIGIANALDLTDRFLPRLKSKNLKPELLPFHPYSAAQIKSIITTRLMTLMPVDSEEKTLPFFHPAAIELCSRKVSSQTGDLRKAFEICRRALDVVESETRRQHENEAREKVLQMTPSRKPLGEKANMAGSSGSSRSVSHVAAASLKTLTAESAPRVLLKHLNQVTQAAFSNGTNQRLKALNLQQKAALCSLVALEKRNRAAKMATGLSAPTKSQTMAPTVKTLYETYSVLCTRDSVLHPLSSSEFREVIGSLETLGLINPVDGKTGSLVMTQTPSKRGRKPALPTGEDKRVASCVGEKEMENIAEGVGAGILSSILSGEALD; translated from the exons ATGTCTCGTACCTTACTCG ACGAATCCCAGCTTCCCGCCAAGCGCACCAGGCGACAAACCCGAGCCGCCCTGGACAACGATGAGAACGCAGATCCCGACGCAACAGCCACGCTCGAGCTCGGCTGCCAGCTTAACAATGAAGACGCATACGCCGAACCGACCTCGAAAAGAACTAAGCATTCCCGCTCACATAGCTTCTTAAAGGCAACCCCAATCACGCCTCAAACCCCACGACACCGAGACGTCTTTGCCGACTCACCCTCTACGCCGCGGCAGGTTGTCAAGTCCGCCGGAAGACTCTTCCAGAGGTTGACGCCCCAGTCTCCTCTCACGCCTGGTTCTCTTCAGACCGTCTACCACTCTGCCCGACAGCTTTTTGCCCGGGGTGCTGACCCAGGCCAACTTGTGGGACGCGAGAAGGAGCGAGAGCAATTGACTCGATTCGTCCAGCGATGCTCTTCGTTAACCCCGAGTGGGTGTCTCTACGTCAGCGGCCCTCCTGGGACGGGGAAAAGTGCAATGGTCAAGGAGATTACAGAGCAGTTGATAGAATCGACCACTGTTCGACAAGCGTACGTCAACTGCATGAGTATCAAGTCTTCCAAGGACCTGTACAGCACCCTGCTAGAGCTCTTGGGTTACAACGGCGATCTTTCGGAAGCCCTGGCCATGGAAGAGCTGCAGAACATTTTTGTCACAAAGAAGAAAGACTCGCCTGTATACCTGCTTGTTTTGGACGAAATCGACCACATCCTGACCATGGGCTTGGAGAGCTTATATCGGTTGTTCGAGTGGTCTTTGCAGCAACCGTCACGATTGGCCTTGATCGGCATTGCGAACGCACTCGACCTCACCGACCGATTTTTGCCCCGACTCAAATCCAAGAACCTCAAGCCGGAGCTTCTCCCATTTCATCCGTACTCGGCCGCCCAAATTAAGAGCATCATCACTACGCGTCTGATGACTCTGATGCCGGTCGACAGCGAGGAGAAAACACTCCCCTTTTTCCACCCCGCGGCCATTGAACTCTGCTCGCGAAAGGTGTCGAGTCAGACGGGGGACTTGAGAAAAGCCTTCGAGATCTGCCGACGCGCGCTAGACGTGGTCGAGTCAGAGACCCGGCGGCAACACGAAAACGAGGCAAGGGAGAAGGTTCTGCAGATGACACCGTCCCGGAAGCCTCTTGGTGAAAAGGCCAACATGGCCGGCTCTAGTGGGTCCTCCCGAAGCGTTTCTCACGTCGCAGCGGCGTCTCTCAAGACGTTGACGGCCGAGAGTGCCCCGCGAGTTCTCCTGAAGCACCTGAACCAAGTCACACAAGCAGCATTCAGCAATGGAACCAACCAGCGACTGAAAGCCCTCAATCTGCAGCAAAAGGCAGCACTTTGCTCATTGGTTGCCCTTGAGAAGCGCAACCGAGCGGCAAAGATGGCCACTGGCCTGAGTGCACCCACCAAGTCGCAGACAATGGCACCTACAGTAAAAACTTTGTACGAGACGTATTCTGTCCTTTGCACACGAGACTCGGTTCTGCACCCGCTGTCAAGCTCAGAGTTTCGAGAGGTCATCGGAAGTCTGGAGACTCTAGGTCTCATCAACCCTGTCGATGGGAAGACTGGCAGTCTCGTGATGACACAGACACCGAGCAAGAGAGGACGAAAGCCTGCGCTCCCCACAGGGGAAGACAAGCGAGTGGCCAGCTGTGTTGGCGAGAAGGAAATGGAGAACAttgccgagggcgtcggagCTGGCATTTTGTCGAGCATCCTCAGCGGCGAGGCGTTGGATTGA
- a CDS encoding Molybdenum cofactor sulfurase — MVDTGTRRYNSRVEEFREREYPMLKDSIYLDHAGSTLYSKSLIERFSADMMSNLLGNPHSASSSSQLSTSRIENVRLRLLSFFNADPDKFDLVFVANATAGIKLVSEAFRALPEGFSYAYHQACHTSIIGVREEARGSACVSSNDVENWISGTHHFDFEQPGSHTLFAYAAQSHMDGRRYPLTWPFLLRKSPTANHSSTFTLLDAASLVATTPLDLSNSETAPDFTVLSLYKIFGFPDLGALIVRRQAESVFNHRHYFGGGTVDMVVCGKENWHSLKTTFLHERLEDGTLPFHNILALDAALDAHTELFGNMACVSLHTTFLATRLYDGLAALKHGNGLLVCVIYSQPSNGDDCPARGPLISFNIRNSAGVWVSLHEFEKLATLKNLHIRTGGVCSPGGVAAALGLSPWEMKNNFSSGFRCGTDQDIIAGKPTGVIRASLGAMSTLSDVDFLINFVKEFYLEETVPATMYHVAKPSFAGLRIQSIVVYPIKSCGGYSVPSGTVWEVRPEGLVWDREWCLVHQGSGQALSQKRYPKMALFRPILDFDRGILRVTYRGEKPVHLPEEISVPLSADPSQLDSPSSVRTRLSRVCGDNVTTYTYNSSSVNNFFSDILNVPCVLSRFPAGGQGLAMRHSKAKVQKHEQVKISTPRTCPGAFPELPSPPESDSEHSTAKILLSNESPILVINTASLHALNREIEANGGRAVPSESFRANLVIGTIHGSEQVAWAEDGWASLTVGGEKFNMMGACRRCQMVCVDQETGERHPEPFVTLAKVRMFDGKVYFGTHMGHEPNPTSATKGKQFPTIRVGDAVNVGARA; from the exons ATGGTTGACACGGGGACAAGACGTTACAACTCCCGGGTGGAGGAGtttagagagagagagtatCCCATGCTCAAAG ACTCAATCTATCTTGATCATGCCGGGTCGACGTTGTATTCCAAGTCTCTCATCGAGAGGTTCTCTGCAGACATGATGTCGAATCTACTAGGAAATCCACACTctgcctcgtcgtcctcccaGCTCTCCACATCGCGCATCGAGAACGTTCGTCTCAGACTCCTGAGCTTCTTCAACGCCGACCCCGATAAGTTCGACCTAGTTTTCGTAGCGAATGCTACCGCCGGGATCAAGCTTGTATCAGAAGCTTTTAGGGCTCTGCCTGAGGGCTTTTCATATGCGTACCATCAAGCATGCCACACGAGCATCATTGGGGTTCGTGAAGAGGCGCGCGGGAGCGCGTGTGTTTCAAGCAATGATGTGGAGAATTGGATTTCTGGAACACACCACTTCGACTTCGAACAGCCAGGATCGCACACGCTTTTTGCATATGCGGCTCAGTCTCACATGGACGGTCGGCGCTATCCCTTGACGTGGCCCTTTCTTTTACGAAAATCGCCTACTGCAAATCACTCGAGTACATTCACGCTCTTGGACGCAGCTTCACTAGTCGCGACGACTCCTCTAGATCTCAGCAACTCGGAAACGGCCCCCGATTTCACAGTTCTCAGCCTCTACAAGATATTCGGCTTTCCAGACTTGGGCGCTTTGATCGTGAGGAGACAGGCCGAGTCGGTGTTTAACCACAGGCACTATTTCGGTGGCGGGACTGTCGATATGGTGGTCTGTGGAAAGGAAAATTGGCATTCGCTGAAAACGACATTCTTGCATGAGCGTTTGGAGGATGGCACTTTGCCATTTCACAACATTCTCGCACTGGATGCAGCGTTGGATGCCCATACAGAGCTGTTTGGAAACATGGCTTGCGTGTCATTGCACACGACCTTCCTAGCAACTCGCCTGTACGATGGGTTAGCTGCCCTAAAGCACGGCAATGGACTATTGGTCTGCGTCATCTACTCGCAGCCAAGCAACGGCGATGATTGTCCTGCCCGTGGGCCGCTCATTTCATTCAACATTCGCAACTCTGCCGGTGTCTGGGTCAGCTTGCATGAGTTTGAGAAACTCGCAACCCTGAAGAACTTACACATTCGGACTGGTGGTGTGTGCAGCCCAGGGGGTGTTGCGGCGGCACTCGGATTGAGCCCCTGGGAGATGAAAAATAACTTCTCGTCTGGTTTCCGCTGCGGGACGGACCAAGACATCATTGCCGGGAAGCCAACTGGTGTGATACGAGCAAGTCTAGGCGCAATGAGCACGTTATCGGATGTTGATTTTCTCATCAACTTCGTCAAAGAGTTTTATCTGGAAGAAACCGTACCCGCCACCATGTACCACGTTGCGAAGCCTTCATTCGCAGGGCTTCGTATCCAGAGCATTGTTGTGTATCCCATCAAAAGCTGCGGCGGCTACTCCGTACCTTCTGGTACGGTCTGGGAAGTCAGGCCCGAGGGTTTGGTCTGGGACAGAGAATGGTGTCTGGTGCATCAGGGATCGGGGCAGGCGCTCAGCCAGAAACGGTACCCAAAGATGGCTTTGTTTCGGCCCATCCTCGATTTCGACCGCGGTATATTACGTGTCACCTACCGTGGTGAAAAACCAGTGCACCTACCCGAAGAGATCTCTGTGCCCCTTTCCGCAGATCCGAGTCAACTCGACTCGCCAAGCTCAGTTCGAACGAGACTTTCTCGTGTATGTGGAGACAATGTCACAACGTATACCTACAACTCTTCTTCTGTCAATAACTTCTTTAGCGACATTCTCAATGTGCCGTGCGTATTGTCTCGGTTCCCAGCCGGTGGTCAAGGACTCGCCATGCGTCACTCGAAAGCCAAGGTGCAGAAGCACGAGCAAGTCAAGATTTCGACGCCAAGGACATGTCCGGGGGCTTTCCCGGAACTGCCATCTCCTCCAGAGTCAGATTCGGAGCACTCTACAGCGAAAATATTACTCTCTAACGAAAGCCCAATACTTGTGATCAACACGGCTAGTCTACACGCCCTAAACCGCGAGATCGAAGCGAATGGCGGAAGAGCCGTTCCATCAGAGTCATTCCGGGCCAACTTGGTGATCGGAACGATTCATGGGTCCGAACAAGTAGCATGGGCGGAGGACGGTTGGGCTAGCCTTACAGTGGGCGGTGAGAAGTTCAACATGATGGGAGCCTGTCGCAGGTGTCAAATGGTCTGTGTCGATCAAGAGACTGGCGAAAGGCACCCGGAGCCGTTCGTCACGTTGGCCAAAGTTCGAATGTTTGACGGCAAGGTATACTTCGGCACGCACATGGGCCACGAACCAAATCCTACTTCTGCAACGAAAGGGAAACAATTTCCAACCATACGAGTTGGAGACGCGGTCAATGTTGGTGCTAGAGCATGA
- a CDS encoding Conidiation-specific expression protein produces the protein MPSLPAFRTIGIFLIHYSQQLRDELLTIDSYILIRVSKCTIHHISASINMDSGKNTNPPVSPSGRRRSSGTLFQGLMDQKRHEGTSARRQSMTDSKPTPGFLGQMWHNWTRGPASPPK, from the exons ATGCCCTCACTTCCCGCCTTTAGGACAATTGGAATCTTCCTAATCCATTACTCTCAGCAATTGCGCGACGAGCTATTGACAATCGATTCATATATACTCATTCGCGTTTCAAAGTGCACTATCCACCACATATCTGCATCAATCAACATGGACTCTGGCAAGAATACCAATCCTCCTGTGTCTCCCTCCGGCCGCAGACGC AGCTCTGGCACACTGTTCCAAGGTCTTATGGACCAGAAACGTCACGAAGGCACTTCTGCCCGCAGACAATCGATGACCGACTCGAAGCCTACTCCTGGTTTCTTGGGTCAAATGTGGCACAA CTGGACTCGAGGTCCCGCCAGTCCCCCGAAATAG
- a CDS encoding Duf962 domain-containing protein: MSLDLEKHLTFYGAYHHNTVNIGIHMACVPLILFSGFCLATNTGTLIPLPSWLTVPNLELNLGTLAALTWGGLYVLLEPVAGTLLAVICLAATAAGNSFRLQNPALTNQAAIGVHIACWIFQFIGHGAFEGRAPALLDNLVQAVFLAPLFVWLEFLFKLGYRQELKGRVDKAVEKEIAKFRASKANGDAKNGKAQ; encoded by the exons ATGTCCCTCGACTTGGAAAAGCATTTGACCTTT TATGGGGCTTACCACCACAACACTGTCAACATTGGCATTCACATGGCATGTGTGCCCCTCATCCTCTTTTCGGGATTTTGTCTA GCCACCAACACAGGAACTCTCATCCCGCTTCCTAGCTGGCTCACTGTCCCTAACCTAGAACTTAACCTGGGAACCTTGGCCGCTTTGACTTGGGGTGGTCTGTATGTTCTCCTCGAGCCTGTTGCCGGCACTCTGCTGGCCGTCATCTGCCTGGCCGCCACCGCTGCTGGCAACTCCTTCAGGCTCCAGAACCCTGCCTTGACGAATCAGGCCGCCATCGGTGTTCACATCGCCTGCTGGATTTTCCAGTTCATCGGACATGGCGCCTTCGAGGGACGTGCACCGGCTCTGCTGGACAACCTGGTCCAGGCTGTATTCCTTGCGCCTCTCTTCGTCTGGCTCGAGTTTCTCTTCAAGCTCGGCTACCGACAGGAGCTCAAGGGCCGTgtcgacaaggccgtcgagaaggaaaTCGCCAAGTTCAGGGCCTCCAAGGCGAATGGTGACGCCAAAAACGGCAAAGCCCAATAA
- a CDS encoding RNA polymerase ii subunit 7: MERRVTLHPSYFGRNMHELVTSKLLKDVEGTCAGSYYIISIMDTFDISEGRILPGSGLAEFTVGYRAVVWRPFKGETVDAVVYSVNHQGFFAQAGPLRLFVSAHLIPSEIKWDPNATPPQFTNNEDTIIEPGTHVRVKVIGTRTEVGEMWAIGSIKEDYLGCLQD; encoded by the exons ATGGAGCGCAGGGTCACCTTGCATCCCTCCTACTTTGGTCGGAACATGCACGAGCTGGTGACGAGCAAGCTGTTGAAGGACGTGGAGGGCACCTGCGCGGGAAGCTACTACATCATTTCCATCATGGATACCTTCGATATCTCTGAAGGTCGCATTCTTCCTGGAAGCGGTCTGGCCGAGTTTACCGTCGGCTACCGAGCCGTCGTGTGGCGGCCTTTCAAGGGCGAGACG GTTGATGCTGTGGTCTACTCAGTCAACCATCAGGGATTTTTTGCCCAGGCGGGACCTCTGCGGTTATTCGTGTCGGCTCAT CTGATCCCGTCTGAGATCAAGTGGGATCCCAACGCGACGCCACCGCAGTTTACCAATAACGAGGATACCATCATCGAGCCGGGAACACACGTGCGCGTTAAGGTGATTGGCACGCGTACGGAAGTCGGCGAGATGTGGGCGATCGGGAGCATCAAGGAAGACTATCTGGG CTGCCTCCAGGATTAA